In Desulfosediminicola ganghwensis, a single window of DNA contains:
- a CDS encoding MFS transporter produces the protein MKAIKSNPMYFYLMILTICATSGLYVWRALFDNFSVHILALDGQHIGIIQSVREIPGFLSLLVVYALLIIKEHRLSAVSVLICGIGISCTGLFPSFTGIIFTTLIMSFGFHYFETTNQSLTLQHFDKHHAPLVFGSLRSVAAGSCVAASVLIFLLSNFLNFNQLYMLFGGIIVLVSLWALGQNPIDRATVPQHKHMVVKKRYWLYYCLTFMSGARRQIFVAFAVFLMVKKFDYNVQEIALLFLLNNVVNYFLSPLIGKGINRFGERSVLSLEYGALILVFIGYAMVESKLIAAFLYIADHIFFNFSIAIRTFFQKIAEPEDIAPSMAVGFTINHIAAVILPVIGGLLWLVDYRVVFLSAAIFSLVSLLLVQLISGQLKKHAAKIP, from the coding sequence ATGAAAGCAATCAAAAGTAATCCCATGTATTTCTACCTGATGATCCTCACAATCTGCGCAACATCAGGGTTGTATGTATGGCGGGCTCTCTTCGACAATTTTTCAGTACATATTCTTGCCCTTGATGGCCAGCATATCGGAATTATTCAATCCGTGCGGGAAATCCCTGGTTTTCTCAGCCTGCTGGTAGTATACGCGCTCCTTATAATTAAGGAGCATAGATTATCTGCAGTTTCAGTCCTCATTTGCGGGATAGGAATTTCCTGTACTGGGCTGTTCCCATCCTTCACAGGTATTATCTTCACTACCTTGATTATGAGTTTCGGTTTTCATTATTTCGAGACTACGAATCAATCCTTGACTCTTCAACATTTTGACAAGCATCATGCGCCATTGGTGTTTGGCAGTTTGCGCAGTGTCGCTGCCGGGAGTTGTGTCGCAGCCAGTGTACTCATATTCCTGCTATCAAACTTCCTGAATTTCAACCAGCTCTATATGTTGTTCGGCGGGATCATAGTTCTCGTATCTCTCTGGGCTCTGGGACAAAACCCTATTGACAGGGCTACCGTGCCTCAACATAAACACATGGTTGTAAAAAAACGGTATTGGCTCTACTACTGCCTTACGTTCATGTCTGGTGCCAGGCGCCAGATTTTCGTAGCCTTTGCCGTGTTTCTCATGGTTAAAAAATTCGATTACAATGTGCAGGAAATCGCCCTGTTATTTTTACTGAACAATGTCGTCAACTACTTTCTCAGCCCACTTATCGGCAAGGGAATCAATCGATTTGGTGAACGCAGCGTGCTGTCTTTGGAGTATGGTGCTCTGATTCTGGTTTTCATTGGTTATGCCATGGTAGAAAGTAAACTCATTGCAGCGTTTCTCTATATTGCGGACCATATCTTTTTTAACTTTTCCATCGCTATCCGGACATTTTTCCAGAAGATTGCAGAACCTGAGGATATTGCCCCAAGCATGGCTGTCGGCTTTACAATCAACCATATCGCTGCCGTCATCTTGCCCGTGATCGGAGGTCTTTTGTGGCTTGTTGATTATAGAGTTGTTTTCCTGTCGGCCGCAATTTTCAGCCTGGTCTCTCTGCTCCTTGTGCAGCTCATAAGTGGACAACTTAAAAAACATGCAGCAAAGATTCCTTGA
- a CDS encoding TIGR01777 family oxidoreductase, translated as MRTLISGATGMVGSALVESLHTKGHSIRCLQRNKKPGAESIWLTENLFDSNSGSNEPFDTVIHLAGENIADGRWTAAKKRRIKNSRVEGTKELVDYLSGLPHKPKTFICASAIGYYGNRGDQVVSEKSPAGDGFLASVCKEWEAEASKAAFFGARVVLLRFGMVLSPNGGALAKMLPPFKAGFGGTIGNGKQYMSWISIRDLIEVIDFSINNESLSGPVNAVTPKAVTNKDFTTQLADVLDKPARFPVPPFGLKLLFGEMAGEMLLSSTRVRPERLMASGYNYRDTNLKETLNWCIHGEQS; from the coding sequence ATGCGAACACTTATTTCAGGTGCTACCGGCATGGTTGGCAGCGCCCTGGTTGAATCACTCCACACCAAAGGCCATTCAATTCGGTGTCTGCAGAGAAATAAAAAACCTGGCGCAGAATCTATCTGGCTGACGGAAAATCTGTTCGACAGTAACAGCGGCAGCAATGAACCGTTCGATACCGTCATCCATCTCGCCGGGGAGAACATCGCCGATGGTCGCTGGACAGCAGCAAAAAAGCGAAGAATCAAAAACAGCCGGGTTGAAGGCACGAAGGAACTTGTCGATTATCTCTCTGGCCTGCCACACAAGCCCAAAACCTTTATTTGCGCCTCTGCCATTGGCTATTACGGAAATCGAGGAGACCAGGTTGTATCCGAAAAAAGTCCTGCTGGAGATGGTTTTCTAGCCTCTGTCTGCAAGGAATGGGAGGCAGAGGCGTCAAAAGCTGCATTTTTTGGTGCCCGGGTGGTTCTGTTGAGATTCGGCATGGTGCTCAGCCCGAATGGTGGAGCACTGGCCAAGATGTTGCCCCCCTTCAAAGCCGGATTTGGTGGCACCATTGGTAACGGTAAACAGTATATGAGTTGGATCAGCATCCGCGACCTTATCGAGGTGATAGATTTCTCCATCAACAACGAGTCGCTCAGCGGGCCGGTCAACGCTGTCACGCCAAAGGCAGTCACCAATAAGGATTTTACCACCCAGCTGGCTGATGTCCTGGATAAACCAGCAAGATTCCCTGTGCCGCCTTTCGGGTTGAAGCTACTTTTTGGTGAAATGGCTGGCGAAATGCTGCTATCTTCAACCAGGGTGCGTCCTGAGAGGCTTATGGCATCAGGCTATAATTATCGGGACACCAACCTCAAGGAAACTCTGAATTGGTGTATTCATGGAGAACAAAGCTGA
- a CDS encoding cyclic nucleotide-binding domain-containing protein — translation MRFRNGIFIVTEENHCPLYNVSEEFKISEGVLTLPVAKPTCMTLTNELVRIASEDESYERLQGGSRKKSKFDCGGCTGLIRFEFKKEKGYETLQMKLLAASERKEKIKNVARFAGLLRTIDIFEPLQDDDLLDLATMLKLQDYPWGFPIVQKGDPGINLYIVASGKVEVMDEEGVTLAELTRGEVFGEMSLLSGDPVTTTIVAAEPTKLAVMNQKDFRHILTRFPALQVFFYKLLVNRITAINMQRAEELASGMVGQIADIPLVELCQMINSNQKTGVLKLDTDKLRATLKFNEGELIHADYANLQGSEAFFKILTFNVGRFTFSQGLTFKEKKQEVIGGFMGLIMEGMKQIDDTMG, via the coding sequence ATGCGCTTTCGAAATGGTATTTTCATTGTTACAGAGGAAAATCATTGTCCTCTTTATAATGTGAGCGAAGAATTCAAGATAAGTGAGGGAGTTCTCACTCTGCCGGTTGCAAAACCCACCTGTATGACTCTTACCAACGAACTTGTTCGCATTGCTTCTGAGGATGAGTCATATGAGCGCCTCCAGGGCGGCAGTAGAAAGAAGTCAAAATTCGATTGTGGTGGCTGCACCGGTTTAATTCGTTTTGAGTTCAAAAAAGAGAAGGGGTACGAGACGCTGCAGATGAAGTTGCTTGCAGCTTCAGAGAGAAAAGAAAAGATAAAGAATGTTGCCCGATTTGCCGGATTGCTGAGAACAATTGATATTTTCGAGCCACTACAGGATGATGATCTGCTCGATCTTGCCACGATGCTCAAACTGCAGGATTATCCATGGGGCTTTCCAATTGTCCAGAAGGGTGATCCCGGTATCAATCTATACATTGTTGCATCCGGCAAGGTTGAGGTTATGGATGAAGAAGGAGTGACCCTCGCTGAACTTACGCGTGGCGAAGTCTTCGGCGAGATGAGTCTGCTTTCCGGTGATCCCGTGACCACAACCATTGTTGCCGCCGAACCAACAAAGTTGGCGGTAATGAATCAGAAAGATTTCCGTCATATCCTTACTCGATTTCCCGCACTCCAGGTATTCTTCTATAAGCTGTTGGTCAACAGGATAACCGCTATCAACATGCAACGCGCCGAAGAACTTGCTTCGGGTATGGTTGGCCAGATTGCGGATATTCCCCTTGTGGAACTCTGCCAGATGATCAACTCCAACCAGAAAACCGGTGTTCTCAAGCTTGACACAGATAAACTGCGAGCGACCTTGAAGTTTAATGAGGGCGAACTGATACATGCCGATTATGCAAATCTGCAGGGGAGTGAGGCATTTTTTAAGATCCTGACTTTCAATGTGGGACGTTTCACATTTTCGCAGGGCCTGACCTTCAAAGAAAAAAAACAGGAGGTAATCGGTGGTTTCATGGGGCTTATCATGGAAGGAATGAAGCAGATCGATGACACCATGGGGTGA
- a CDS encoding phosphoribosylaminoimidazolesuccinocarboxamide synthase, giving the protein MTEPIIRTDFPDLNLVHRGKVRDMYSIPGHDDKLLMVASDRISAYDVVMEDAIPGKGAVLTELSLFWFDLLGDIVENHLITADVDEYPEACKPYADQLRGRSMLVKKTKPLSVECIVRGYISGSFWKAYQKSNIVCGFELPENLKESDKLPEPIFTPSTKAELGDHDENISIEQMEKIVGKELAAQIAEISVKLYQRAADYARQRGIIIADTKFELGMYEGRLILIDEVLTPDSSRFWPEDKYEPGKSQPSYDKQFLRDYLSTLDWGKVAPAPKLPKEITEKTKERYEEAVTLITGK; this is encoded by the coding sequence ATGACCGAACCGATTATTCGTACAGATTTTCCAGATCTTAACCTTGTACATCGTGGCAAGGTTCGTGATATGTACTCCATTCCAGGTCACGATGATAAGCTGCTCATGGTCGCATCCGATAGAATTTCAGCATACGATGTTGTGATGGAAGATGCTATTCCTGGTAAGGGGGCGGTGCTGACCGAGCTTTCACTGTTCTGGTTTGATCTTCTTGGCGATATCGTCGAAAACCATTTGATTACTGCTGATGTTGATGAGTATCCGGAGGCGTGCAAACCATATGCAGACCAGCTCCGGGGCCGTTCCATGCTGGTGAAAAAGACTAAGCCATTATCAGTGGAATGTATTGTGCGAGGCTACATCTCCGGTTCTTTCTGGAAAGCATACCAGAAGAGTAATATTGTTTGTGGCTTTGAACTTCCTGAGAACCTTAAAGAGTCTGATAAGCTGCCCGAGCCTATTTTCACTCCCTCCACCAAGGCGGAGTTAGGTGATCATGATGAGAATATCTCTATTGAGCAGATGGAGAAAATTGTCGGCAAAGAACTCGCCGCCCAAATTGCGGAGATAAGCGTAAAGCTTTATCAGCGTGCGGCTGATTATGCCCGCCAGCGTGGGATCATCATTGCTGATACCAAATTTGAACTTGGCATGTATGAGGGGCGTCTGATCCTCATTGATGAGGTGTTAACTCCTGATTCTTCCCGTTTCTGGCCAGAAGACAAGTATGAGCCTGGTAAGAGCCAGCCAAGCTATGACAAGCAGTTCCTGCGCGATTACCTTTCAACCCTCGATTGGGGAAAAGTCGCACCTGCGCCTAAACTGCCAAAAGAGATAACAGAGAAAACCAAAGAACGTTATGAGGAAGCGGTGACTCTCATAACCGGCAAATAA
- a CDS encoding shikimate kinase, translated as MSPKAQKSNIVLIGMPGSGKSTVGVILAKMMAKDFVDTDVLIQLEEDKTLQEIVDTEGHMQLRKIEERVLLNVNHQNHIIATGGSAAYSDAAMAHLSENGIIVFLNADLPCLRSRITNYETRGLAKRPEQSFDDLFAERFALYSRYANITVDCSQLTQEQVCEKILNEISR; from the coding sequence ATGTCCCCAAAAGCACAGAAAAGTAACATTGTTTTAATTGGTATGCCTGGTTCCGGAAAGAGCACTGTTGGCGTAATCCTTGCCAAAATGATGGCTAAAGACTTTGTTGATACCGATGTACTGATCCAACTTGAAGAAGACAAAACACTTCAGGAGATCGTAGATACCGAAGGCCACATGCAATTACGCAAAATTGAAGAGCGAGTGCTTTTGAATGTCAATCATCAAAATCACATAATAGCAACTGGAGGCAGCGCTGCATACAGTGATGCTGCGATGGCCCATCTCAGTGAAAATGGTATTATTGTTTTCCTGAATGCAGACCTTCCCTGCCTACGCTCAAGAATCACTAATTACGAAACAAGGGGACTGGCCAAAAGGCCTGAACAGAGTTTTGATGATCTTTTTGCAGAACGCTTTGCACTTTACAGCAGATACGCCAACATTACGGTAGATTGCTCCCAACTTACCCAGGAGCAGGTTTGCGAAAAGATCTTGAATGAAATTTCCCGCTAG
- a CDS encoding nitrous oxide-stimulated promoter family protein, which yields MKYTDKEILSPPRLKQEAKTIEVMIRIYCRAHHQGNDLCQQCLDLLLYSRKRLRHCIFQEAKPVCGNCTVHCYKKEMQEKIREVMRYAGPRMVYRHPAMAMRHLLEKWRKTPALPEKKNRTHPQKQIKTNTVSKGGQ from the coding sequence ATGAAGTATACTGATAAAGAGATACTCTCACCCCCTCGCCTGAAGCAGGAAGCCAAGACCATTGAAGTGATGATCCGCATCTATTGCCGGGCACATCACCAAGGCAATGATCTGTGTCAGCAATGTCTCGATTTATTGTTGTATTCCAGAAAACGGTTGCGACACTGCATCTTCCAGGAAGCTAAACCTGTCTGCGGCAACTGTACAGTGCATTGCTACAAAAAGGAAATGCAGGAAAAAATTCGTGAAGTCATGCGTTATGCCGGCCCGAGAATGGTGTACCGGCATCCTGCTATGGCGATGAGACACCTCCTGGAGAAATGGAGAAAAACTCCTGCTCTTCCAGAAAAAAAAAACCGCACCCATCCCCAAAAGCAGATAAAGACGAACACCGTTTCTAAAGGAGGCCAATAA
- the mqnC gene encoding cyclic dehypoxanthinyl futalosine synthase, which yields MTAVRVQETAKKIEAGERISDEEFLLLEREADFYQLGFLANSVRQRLHPDRTVTYVIDRNINYTDICVSACKFCAFFKGPEEPGGYLLTKEQLGEKIKETQELGGTQILLQGGLHPDLPLEYYEDMLRFMKSTGIHVHGFSPPEVCHFAEISKLSIKEVLKRLIAAGLDSIPGGGAEILNDRVRQATAPQKCSADEWIAVMEEAHNLGLRTTATMMFGHIETAEERLEHLRRLRELQDRTGGFTAFIPWPFQPNNTVLADVEKATAMTYLRMLALSRIYLDNISSVQASWVTQGPKIAQLSLSFGANDFGSTMIEENVVAAAGVAFRLSEREICRLVVDAGYTPKQRRMDYTLVE from the coding sequence ATGACAGCTGTCAGAGTGCAGGAGACTGCCAAAAAAATTGAAGCTGGGGAACGCATAAGTGACGAAGAGTTTTTACTGCTTGAGCGTGAGGCTGATTTTTACCAATTAGGATTTCTTGCCAATTCGGTACGTCAAAGACTCCATCCGGACAGGACTGTAACATACGTCATAGATCGTAATATCAACTATACGGATATCTGCGTCTCTGCCTGTAAATTTTGTGCGTTTTTTAAGGGGCCCGAAGAGCCGGGTGGCTATTTGCTGACCAAAGAACAGCTTGGTGAGAAAATCAAAGAAACCCAGGAACTCGGCGGTACACAGATTTTACTGCAAGGCGGCCTGCACCCGGATCTTCCTCTGGAATACTACGAGGATATGCTTCGTTTTATGAAGAGTACAGGGATTCATGTTCATGGCTTCTCTCCACCCGAAGTATGCCATTTTGCTGAAATTTCCAAGCTCTCTATCAAGGAAGTGCTCAAAAGGTTGATAGCCGCAGGGTTGGATTCTATTCCGGGTGGCGGAGCGGAAATACTTAATGACCGTGTCCGTCAGGCAACAGCACCGCAGAAGTGTTCAGCAGATGAGTGGATTGCGGTAATGGAGGAAGCTCATAATCTGGGTTTAAGAACCACCGCCACCATGATGTTCGGTCATATCGAAACAGCCGAAGAGCGCCTTGAGCATCTGCGCAGGTTGAGGGAGTTGCAAGATCGCACCGGTGGTTTCACCGCGTTTATCCCCTGGCCGTTTCAGCCGAATAATACAGTGTTGGCAGATGTAGAGAAAGCGACCGCCATGACCTATTTGCGAATGCTTGCTCTGTCACGAATATATCTCGACAATATCAGCAGCGTGCAGGCGTCCTGGGTAACTCAGGGACCAAAGATAGCGCAGCTTTCCTTGTCATTTGGTGCCAATGATTTTGGCAGCACCATGATTGAGGAAAATGTTGTGGCCGCTGCCGGAGTGGCATTCAGGTTGTCTGAGAGAGAGATCTGCAGGTTAGTTGTAGATGCTGGTTATACACCGAAGCAGAGGCGTATGGATTACACCCTGGTAGAGTAA
- a CDS encoding UbiA-like polyprenyltransferase, with product MFTKIGILLEMIKFKLTVFALPFAFTGAFLAARGIPEWRVILLVILAMVGARTCAMGFNRIVDRKFDGANPRTEERAMPAGEVSMSEATAMVVIAGLLFFFACYSLNSLTLALSPVALFLTLFYSYTKRFTALCHIVLGVALAFSPLGGWVAVSGSLEGFPWVLALGVLFWVAGFDTIYACLDAEFDKKAGLFSLPSRLGQVKAFRLAGIFHVIAFFFFVMTGIQANLNIFYFMGVLLTACALWYQHKLVKPEDLSRIHVSFFSMNGFISVALFFATWLALMTNGG from the coding sequence ATGTTTACCAAGATTGGAATCCTGTTGGAGATGATCAAGTTCAAGTTGACTGTCTTCGCTTTACCTTTTGCATTTACCGGAGCATTCCTGGCAGCCAGGGGCATACCTGAATGGCGGGTGATCCTCTTGGTTATTCTGGCCATGGTCGGGGCAAGAACCTGTGCCATGGGATTCAACCGCATCGTTGATCGCAAATTTGATGGGGCGAATCCGAGGACCGAGGAAAGAGCCATGCCAGCTGGGGAAGTAAGTATGTCGGAGGCGACAGCCATGGTTGTTATCGCCGGTTTACTTTTCTTTTTTGCCTGTTACAGCCTAAATTCATTGACTCTGGCGCTATCGCCAGTTGCTCTTTTTCTTACCTTATTCTATTCTTATACGAAACGTTTTACCGCCCTTTGCCACATTGTATTAGGTGTGGCCCTGGCATTTTCTCCGCTCGGGGGGTGGGTTGCAGTAAGTGGTTCCCTTGAAGGATTTCCCTGGGTACTGGCCTTAGGGGTACTTTTCTGGGTTGCCGGATTCGATACCATTTATGCATGTCTCGATGCAGAGTTTGATAAAAAGGCAGGGCTTTTCTCCTTACCTTCCAGACTTGGCCAGGTAAAGGCCTTTAGACTTGCCGGTATCTTTCACGTTATTGCATTCTTTTTCTTTGTTATGACGGGTATTCAGGCTAATCTGAATATATTCTATTTTATGGGAGTGCTGCTCACCGCCTGTGCTTTATGGTACCAGCATAAGCTCGTTAAACCGGAGGATTTGTCGCGGATACACGTTTCGTTCTTTTCCATGAACGGTTTTATCAGTGTGGCTTTGTTTTTTGCTACCTGGCTTGCCCTTATGACCAATGGAGGCTGA
- a CDS encoding menaquinone biosynthetic enzyme MqnA/MqnD family protein, whose product MNKQVTSDIVRIGMVNYINVAPIYEPWKRREAEVGWNVVEAIPSKLNRMLAEGELDLGFVSCYEYGAHPELYRILPDLSISANGPVGSVFLFSRVPVKKLDGQRVLLTSQSETSVSLTKVALEEFFNVQPEYVTGEVMSELRDECAAVLAIGDDALRLTQEGNFSHQLDLGEVWKKNTGLPFVFAVCAVREEFCQQNPLLLSMVHKRLLECRSEGNSRLDDICKIAAPKIPMEVDRCKAYLKGIQYDLDEKKREALEQFFSYLIKRGDASPGALPLKVHSFT is encoded by the coding sequence ATGAATAAGCAAGTCACAAGCGATATAGTGCGAATTGGTATGGTCAACTATATCAACGTTGCACCTATATACGAACCATGGAAGCGACGTGAGGCCGAAGTTGGCTGGAATGTCGTTGAGGCTATTCCTTCAAAACTTAACAGGATGCTGGCGGAAGGAGAACTGGATCTCGGTTTCGTCTCCTGCTACGAATATGGAGCACACCCGGAACTGTATCGAATCTTGCCGGATCTCTCAATCAGCGCCAATGGCCCTGTCGGATCAGTGTTTTTATTTTCAAGAGTGCCGGTAAAGAAACTGGACGGTCAGCGGGTATTGTTGACCAGCCAGTCTGAAACCTCAGTATCACTTACCAAAGTGGCGCTTGAAGAGTTTTTCAATGTGCAGCCGGAGTATGTCACCGGTGAAGTGATGTCTGAACTACGAGATGAGTGTGCTGCGGTGCTGGCCATAGGCGATGACGCCTTGAGGTTGACCCAAGAGGGGAATTTCAGCCATCAACTTGACCTGGGCGAGGTCTGGAAAAAAAATACAGGATTACCATTTGTCTTTGCGGTTTGCGCAGTGCGGGAAGAATTTTGTCAGCAAAATCCGCTTCTGCTGTCTATGGTTCATAAGAGACTGCTTGAGTGCCGTAGCGAGGGCAATTCCCGTCTGGATGACATTTGTAAAATAGCCGCCCCGAAAATACCGATGGAGGTAGATCGTTGCAAGGCATACCTGAAAGGTATTCAGTACGATCTCGATGAGAAGAAGCGGGAGGCGTTGGAGCAATTTTTTTCCTACCTGATAAAAAGAGGAGACGCCAGTCCCGGTGCGCTACCACTTAAAGTGCATTCTTTTACATAA
- a CDS encoding UbiX family flavin prenyltransferase produces MSDSKRKKILVGITGATGMLFVRSFLEELEKLDIIIHGICSASGRQVLQMEQDITPDELPAVSRWFDEKDFAAPPASGSSHYDGMVVLPCTMGTLGSIANGLSINLIHRSADVMLKERRTLVLAVRETPLNRTHLQNMLHVHEAGAIICPPMPGYYHRPKNLEEAAQTFSWRLADQLGIDIPKRKRWGEPE; encoded by the coding sequence ATGAGCGATTCGAAGAGAAAAAAAATATTAGTTGGAATTACCGGTGCCACAGGTATGCTCTTCGTGCGATCTTTTCTTGAAGAACTCGAAAAGCTCGACATCATTATTCACGGCATCTGCTCGGCATCCGGCAGACAGGTGCTGCAGATGGAGCAGGACATTACTCCAGATGAGTTGCCTGCTGTAAGTCGTTGGTTTGATGAGAAGGATTTTGCCGCTCCCCCTGCATCCGGTTCCAGCCATTACGACGGTATGGTCGTGTTGCCGTGTACCATGGGGACACTTGGCTCTATTGCAAACGGTCTCTCCATCAATCTCATTCATCGCTCAGCTGACGTTATGCTCAAGGAGCGCAGAACGCTTGTGCTTGCTGTGCGGGAAACACCACTGAACAGAACTCACCTGCAAAACATGTTGCATGTTCATGAGGCTGGTGCCATTATATGCCCTCCCATGCCAGGTTACTATCACCGGCCGAAGAATTTGGAAGAGGCGGCCCAGACATTTTCCTGGCGGCTTGCAGATCAGTTGGGAATTGATATCCCAAAACGAAAACGATGGGGAGAGCCTGAGTAA
- a CDS encoding DUF3108 domain-containing protein → MKLRTAAITCATTVSIFSWALLGSAGETAHTPKEIIPYGKIDPSLLPIAYSGSEKFRYKIAYTGGVKLGELELEIRRVPGADEEFELYALVTTKDSVFNSIYPVRDVHLTRVRGEDRLPYFYEVWQKEGYNYEAYKKTVYDQQDGVVSYQRNEEDPREFKVAIPTHNEFSSFFSSRLMSFEEGESFIVPTFADKKRMEVEVKTISKDRLRNTALGAVDTIRVTPILKFRGLYDKRGDTVIWYTDDECRVPVKITSKLALGSITSTLMSYDNPACSRYTQIAQLKK, encoded by the coding sequence ATGAAATTGCGTACCGCCGCTATCACCTGTGCGACAACAGTGTCCATCTTTTCCTGGGCACTGCTTGGAAGCGCTGGAGAAACGGCACATACTCCAAAAGAAATCATTCCCTATGGCAAGATAGATCCCTCCCTCCTGCCGATTGCCTATTCAGGTTCTGAAAAATTCCGATATAAAATTGCCTATACAGGTGGTGTCAAGCTCGGTGAACTTGAACTGGAGATTCGCAGAGTGCCGGGGGCGGATGAAGAATTTGAACTTTATGCTCTGGTAACAACCAAAGATAGTGTTTTCAACTCAATTTACCCAGTGCGCGATGTCCATCTTACCAGGGTGAGAGGGGAGGACCGCCTGCCCTATTTTTACGAGGTATGGCAGAAAGAGGGTTACAATTACGAGGCGTACAAGAAGACCGTTTACGATCAACAGGATGGGGTTGTCAGCTATCAGAGGAATGAGGAAGACCCAAGAGAATTCAAGGTGGCGATACCCACCCATAACGAATTCAGCTCGTTTTTCAGCAGCCGGTTGATGTCTTTTGAGGAGGGTGAATCGTTTATTGTACCCACATTTGCTGATAAAAAGCGAATGGAGGTTGAAGTGAAGACCATTTCAAAAGACAGGCTCAGGAATACAGCGCTGGGTGCAGTTGATACCATTCGGGTAACACCGATCCTTAAATTCAGGGGTCTCTATGACAAACGTGGTGATACCGTGATCTGGTATACCGATGATGAGTGTCGTGTACCGGTTAAGATAACATCAAAACTGGCACTCGGTTCCATCACCTCCACCTTGATGTCATACGATAACCCCGCTTGCAGCAGGTATACTCAGATTGCACAGTTGAAAAAGTAG
- the mqnE gene encoding aminofutalosine synthase MqnE: MKSYIEKAGLGKILEKVESSERLSVEEGLQLYKSNDILALGYLANIVRNRLNGDNTYFIYNQHINYSNICTNLCKFCAFGKEKDADKAYEMSVKDVQTKVRERLDEPISEIHMVGGIHPDLPFEYYLEVLRGIKEVRPEVHIQAFTCVEIAHLAQISGKSVGDTYEVLKEAGLGSIPGGGAEVFATRIRELTCADKLPGKDWIEIAKTAHRHGLNTNATMLYGHIETLEERVEHLAALREAQDETNGFLAFIPLAFHPQNTEMANLSRTTGMDDLKNIAVSRLFLDNFPHIKAYWVMIGPKLAQVALSFGADDMDGTVKEERITHMAGADTDQAIGSNTLVKLIKEAGRIPVERDTLYKVMQVHQ, from the coding sequence ATGAAAAGTTATATCGAAAAGGCTGGATTAGGGAAAATCCTGGAAAAAGTTGAATCTTCCGAAAGATTGTCAGTTGAGGAAGGGCTTCAGCTTTATAAGAGCAATGATATACTTGCGCTTGGATATCTCGCCAATATTGTACGTAACAGGCTGAACGGAGATAATACGTATTTTATCTACAATCAGCATATAAATTACTCAAATATCTGCACTAATCTTTGTAAATTCTGTGCTTTCGGTAAAGAAAAAGATGCCGATAAAGCATATGAGATGAGTGTTAAAGATGTACAGACCAAGGTTCGTGAACGGCTTGATGAGCCGATCAGCGAAATACATATGGTCGGTGGTATCCACCCGGATCTGCCTTTTGAGTACTACTTAGAAGTTCTCCGCGGCATTAAAGAGGTCCGGCCCGAGGTGCATATTCAGGCGTTTACCTGTGTTGAGATTGCGCATCTTGCGCAGATTTCAGGTAAGTCTGTGGGTGATACCTACGAAGTTCTTAAAGAGGCTGGGCTGGGCTCGATTCCTGGCGGTGGAGCAGAGGTCTTCGCCACTCGAATCCGCGAGTTGACTTGTGCCGACAAACTACCGGGCAAAGATTGGATAGAGATTGCCAAAACAGCGCACAGACACGGTTTGAATACAAATGCAACCATGCTCTACGGGCACATAGAGACTTTGGAAGAGCGGGTCGAGCATCTGGCTGCTTTACGCGAAGCTCAGGACGAGACCAACGGCTTTCTCGCTTTCATTCCACTGGCTTTCCATCCTCAAAATACCGAGATGGCAAACCTGTCACGAACCACAGGCATGGATGACCTTAAAAACATAGCGGTCTCCAGACTCTTTCTCGACAATTTCCCGCATATCAAAGCCTATTGGGTAATGATAGGGCCTAAACTTGCCCAGGTTGCGCTCTCGTTTGGCGCAGACGATATGGATGGCACCGTCAAGGAGGAGCGTATTACTCATATGGCGGGTGCCGATACTGACCAGGCCATTGGCAGCAATACCCTGGTCAAACTGATTAAAGAAGCTGGGCGTATACCTGTGGAGCGTGACACTCTTTATAAGGTGATGCAGGTTCATCAGTAA